Proteins found in one Takifugu flavidus isolate HTHZ2018 chromosome 7, ASM371156v2, whole genome shotgun sequence genomic segment:
- the LOC130528215 gene encoding torsin-1A-interacting protein 2-like isoform X16 encodes MAAPDTNQHITDFRQEEPHLANTELSLENIDCNVEERSVTPNHKDDTGDGEQQLIMINGGSANETNGGETSVAQHVDHLEVSGEIMPPEPLCPDVSRCQEESSSSPQSDDRSERTLEHDQQIPEEAAEEPSLSALGGREDDQVDGQRKETLNTDNVTAQEGEFLLNEDDETTKSAQKIPDKDTLRDTGPPTQDTPEPPVPGDLERPEEPLCPDVSRCQEESSSSPQSDDRSERTLEHNQQIPEAEEPSLSALGGREDDQVDGQRKETLNTDNVTAQEEDEDDETTKSAQKIPDKDTLRDTGPPTQDTPEPPVPGDLERPEGSGGYLKYVGVVVVVVVAILGHQLLHAETPHQKEDAQQIDIFLRRMEKLKSQFPNQRPELWTRSKIHLLKHLRTAQPTEPVSLILTAGVKAERTLSCLAHGLASTFNASVLHIDGTSKSHQDSDQVKLDIDSKLQVAFEGDQPVAIIHRFEELPPGSTLIFYRYCDHENAAYKKTFLIFTVLLSEEEEIPAQSRLSAVEEMVDDHLQKKFLTDSHPISFDRMDRDKYGGLWSRISHLILPVAAERRTEHEGCPAT; translated from the exons ATGGCAGCTCCAGATACCAACCAGCACATAACAG ATTTCAGGCAAGAGGAACCGCACTTGGCAAACACAGAACTTTCCTTAGAAAATATTGATTGCAACGTGGAAGAAAGGAGTGTTACTCCGAATCACAAAGACG ACACTGGTGATGGAGAACAACAGTTAATTATGATCAATGGAGGCTCAGCAAATGAGACTAATGGAGGAGAGACGAGTGTTGCTCAACATGTAGATCACCTGGAAG TCTCAGGGGAAATTATGCCTCCAGAACCCTTGTGTCCAGATGTGAGCAGAtgccaggaggaaagcagcaGCTCACCTCAGAGTGATGACAGGAGTGAGAGAACACTGGAGCACGACCAACAGATCCCAGAGG aagcagcagaggaaccaTCTCTGTCAGCactgggaggcagagaggacgaTCAGGTGGATGGACAACGTAAAGAAACCCTAAATACAGACAACGTCACAGCTCAAGAGGGTGAGTTCCTACTCA atgaagatgatgagacCACGAAGTCTGCTCAGAAAATCCCAGATAAGGACACACTGAGGGACACGGGTCCACCCACTCAGGACACTCCTGAACCACCAGTACCAGGAGACCTGGAAAGGCCTGAAG AACCCTTGTGTCCAGATGTGAGCAGAtgccaggaggaaagcagcaGCTCACCTCAGAGTGATGACAGGAGTGAGAGAACACTGGAGCACAACCAACAGATCCCAGAGG cagaggaaccaTCTCTGTCAGCactgggaggcagagaggacgaTCAGGTGGATGGACAACGTAAAGAAACCCTAAATACAGACAACGTCACAGCTCAAGAGG aagatgaagatgatgagacCACGAAGTCTGCTCAGAAAATCCCAGATAAGGACACACTGAGGGACACGGGTCCACCCACTCAGGACACTCCTGAACCACCAGTACCAGGAGACCTGGAAAGGCCTGAAG GAAGTGGAGGCTACCTAAAATATGTGGGTGTGGTGGTAGTCGTAGTTGTTGCCATCCTGGGGCATCAGCTTCTCCATGCAGAGACGCCCCATCAGAAAGAGGACGCGCAACAGATAGACATTTTCCTTCGAAGGATGGAAAAATTAAAGAGCCAGTTTCCTAACCAGCGTCCTGAGCTGTGGACCAGGAGCAAGATCCATCTGTTGAAGCACCTCCGGACGGCCCAGCCCACCGAGCCAGTCAGTCTGATCCTCACCGCTGGCGTCAAAGCGGAGCGGACGCTGTCCTGCCTGGCTCATGGGCTGGCCTCTACCTTCAACGCCTCTGTTCTGCACATCGATGGAACCAGCAAATCTCACCAGGACAGCGACCAGGTGAAATTGGACATCGACAGCAAGTTGCAGGTTGCGTTTGAGGGAGACCAACCCGTGGCCATTATTCACCGCTTCGAGGAACTGCCCCCAGGGTCCACCCTCATTTTTTACCGCTACTGCGACCATGAGAACGCCGCCTACAAGAAGACGTTCCTGATATTCACAGTGCTGctcagtgaagaggaggagattcCTGCGCAGAGTCGTCTGAGCGCtgtggaggagatggtggaCGACCACCTTCAGAAAAAGTTCCTCACCGACAGCCATCCAATCTCTTTTGACAGGATGGACCGTGACAAGTATGGTGGACTGTGGAGTCGCATTTCTCATCTGATCCTGCCTGTGGCAGCGGAGAGAAGAACAGAGCATGAAGGATGCCCTGCTACATAA
- the LOC130528215 gene encoding torsin-1A-interacting protein 2-like isoform X19, which yields MAAPDTNQHITDFRQEEPHLANTELSLENIDCNVEERSVTPNHKDDTGDGEQQLIMINGGSANETNGGETSVAQHVDHLEVSGEIMPPEPLCPDVSRCQEESSSSPQSDDRSERTLEHDQQIPEEAAEEPSLSALGGREDDQVDGQRKETLNTDNVTAQEGEFLLNEDDETTKSAQKIPDKDTLRDTGPPTQDTPEPPVPGDLERPEDVSRCQEESSSSPQSDDRSERTLEHNQQIPEEAAEEPSLSALGGREDDQVDGQRKETLNTDNVTAQEEDEDDETTKSAQKIPDKDTLRDTGPPTQDTPEPPVPGDLERPEGSGGYLKYVGVVVVVVVAILGHQLLHAETPHQKEDAQQIDIFLRRMEKLKSQFPNQRPELWTRSKIHLLKHLRTAQPTEPVSLILTAGVKAERTLSCLAHGLASTFNASVLHIDGTSKSHQDSDQVKLDIDSKLQVAFEGDQPVAIIHRFEELPPGSTLIFYRYCDHENAAYKKTFLIFTVLLSEEEEIPAQSRLSAVEEMVDDHLQKKFLTDSHPISFDRMDRDKYGGLWSRISHLILPVAAERRTEHEGCPAT from the exons ATGGCAGCTCCAGATACCAACCAGCACATAACAG ATTTCAGGCAAGAGGAACCGCACTTGGCAAACACAGAACTTTCCTTAGAAAATATTGATTGCAACGTGGAAGAAAGGAGTGTTACTCCGAATCACAAAGACG ACACTGGTGATGGAGAACAACAGTTAATTATGATCAATGGAGGCTCAGCAAATGAGACTAATGGAGGAGAGACGAGTGTTGCTCAACATGTAGATCACCTGGAAG TCTCAGGGGAAATTATGCCTCCAGAACCCTTGTGTCCAGATGTGAGCAGAtgccaggaggaaagcagcaGCTCACCTCAGAGTGATGACAGGAGTGAGAGAACACTGGAGCACGACCAACAGATCCCAGAGG aagcagcagaggaaccaTCTCTGTCAGCactgggaggcagagaggacgaTCAGGTGGATGGACAACGTAAAGAAACCCTAAATACAGACAACGTCACAGCTCAAGAGGGTGAGTTCCTACTCA atgaagatgatgagacCACGAAGTCTGCTCAGAAAATCCCAGATAAGGACACACTGAGGGACACGGGTCCACCCACTCAGGACACTCCTGAACCACCAGTACCAGGAGACCTGGAAAGGCCTGAAG ATGTGAGCAGAtgccaggaggaaagcagcaGCTCACCTCAGAGTGATGACAGGAGTGAGAGAACACTGGAGCACAACCAACAGATCCCAGAGG aagcagcagaggaaccaTCTCTGTCAGCactgggaggcagagaggacgaTCAGGTGGATGGACAACGTAAAGAAACCCTAAATACAGACAACGTCACAGCTCAAGAGG aagatgaagatgatgagacCACGAAGTCTGCTCAGAAAATCCCAGATAAGGACACACTGAGGGACACGGGTCCACCCACTCAGGACACTCCTGAACCACCAGTACCAGGAGACCTGGAAAGGCCTGAAG GAAGTGGAGGCTACCTAAAATATGTGGGTGTGGTGGTAGTCGTAGTTGTTGCCATCCTGGGGCATCAGCTTCTCCATGCAGAGACGCCCCATCAGAAAGAGGACGCGCAACAGATAGACATTTTCCTTCGAAGGATGGAAAAATTAAAGAGCCAGTTTCCTAACCAGCGTCCTGAGCTGTGGACCAGGAGCAAGATCCATCTGTTGAAGCACCTCCGGACGGCCCAGCCCACCGAGCCAGTCAGTCTGATCCTCACCGCTGGCGTCAAAGCGGAGCGGACGCTGTCCTGCCTGGCTCATGGGCTGGCCTCTACCTTCAACGCCTCTGTTCTGCACATCGATGGAACCAGCAAATCTCACCAGGACAGCGACCAGGTGAAATTGGACATCGACAGCAAGTTGCAGGTTGCGTTTGAGGGAGACCAACCCGTGGCCATTATTCACCGCTTCGAGGAACTGCCCCCAGGGTCCACCCTCATTTTTTACCGCTACTGCGACCATGAGAACGCCGCCTACAAGAAGACGTTCCTGATATTCACAGTGCTGctcagtgaagaggaggagattcCTGCGCAGAGTCGTCTGAGCGCtgtggaggagatggtggaCGACCACCTTCAGAAAAAGTTCCTCACCGACAGCCATCCAATCTCTTTTGACAGGATGGACCGTGACAAGTATGGTGGACTGTGGAGTCGCATTTCTCATCTGATCCTGCCTGTGGCAGCGGAGAGAAGAACAGAGCATGAAGGATGCCCTGCTACATAA
- the LOC130528215 gene encoding torsin-1A-interacting protein 2-like isoform X29: MAAPDTNQHITDFRQEEPHLANTELSLENIDCNVEERSVTPNHKDDTGDGEQQLIMINGGSANETNGGETSVAQHVDHLEVSGEIMPPEPLCPDVSRCQEESSSSPQSDDRSERTLEHDQQIPEEAAEEPSLSALGGREDDQVDGQRKETLNTDNVTAQEEDEDDETTKSAQKIPDKDTLRDTGPPTQDTPEPPVPGDLERPEDVSRCQEESSSSPQSDDRSERTLEHNQQIPEAEEPSLSALGGREDDQVDGQRKETLNTDNVTAQEEDEDDETTKSAQKIPDKDTLRDTGPPTQDTPEPPVPGDLERPEGSGGYLKYVGVVVVVVVAILGHQLLHAETPHQKEDAQQIDIFLRRMEKLKSQFPNQRPELWTRSKIHLLKHLRTAQPTEPVSLILTAGVKAERTLSCLAHGLASTFNASVLHIDGTSKSHQDSDQVKLDIDSKLQVAFEGDQPVAIIHRFEELPPGSTLIFYRYCDHENAAYKKTFLIFTVLLSEEEEIPAQSRLSAVEEMVDDHLQKKFLTDSHPISFDRMDRDKYGGLWSRISHLILPVAAERRTEHEGCPAT, from the exons ATGGCAGCTCCAGATACCAACCAGCACATAACAG ATTTCAGGCAAGAGGAACCGCACTTGGCAAACACAGAACTTTCCTTAGAAAATATTGATTGCAACGTGGAAGAAAGGAGTGTTACTCCGAATCACAAAGACG ACACTGGTGATGGAGAACAACAGTTAATTATGATCAATGGAGGCTCAGCAAATGAGACTAATGGAGGAGAGACGAGTGTTGCTCAACATGTAGATCACCTGGAAG TCTCAGGGGAAATTATGCCTCCAGAACCCTTGTGTCCAGATGTGAGCAGAtgccaggaggaaagcagcaGCTCACCTCAGAGTGATGACAGGAGTGAGAGAACACTGGAGCACGACCAACAGATCCCAGAGG aagcagcagaggaaccaTCTCTGTCAGCactgggaggcagagaggacgaTCAGGTGGATGGACAACGTAAAGAAACCCTAAATACAGACAACGTCACAGCTCAAGAGG aagatgaagatgatgagacCACGAAGTCTGCTCAGAAAATCCCAGATAAGGACACACTGAGGGACACGGGTCCACCCACTCAGGACACTCCTGAACCACCAGTACCAGGAGACCTGGAAAGGCCTGAAG ATGTGAGCAGAtgccaggaggaaagcagcaGCTCACCTCAGAGTGATGACAGGAGTGAGAGAACACTGGAGCACAACCAACAGATCCCAGAGG cagaggaaccaTCTCTGTCAGCactgggaggcagagaggacgaTCAGGTGGATGGACAACGTAAAGAAACCCTAAATACAGACAACGTCACAGCTCAAGAGG aagatgaagatgatgagacCACGAAGTCTGCTCAGAAAATCCCAGATAAGGACACACTGAGGGACACGGGTCCACCCACTCAGGACACTCCTGAACCACCAGTACCAGGAGACCTGGAAAGGCCTGAAG GAAGTGGAGGCTACCTAAAATATGTGGGTGTGGTGGTAGTCGTAGTTGTTGCCATCCTGGGGCATCAGCTTCTCCATGCAGAGACGCCCCATCAGAAAGAGGACGCGCAACAGATAGACATTTTCCTTCGAAGGATGGAAAAATTAAAGAGCCAGTTTCCTAACCAGCGTCCTGAGCTGTGGACCAGGAGCAAGATCCATCTGTTGAAGCACCTCCGGACGGCCCAGCCCACCGAGCCAGTCAGTCTGATCCTCACCGCTGGCGTCAAAGCGGAGCGGACGCTGTCCTGCCTGGCTCATGGGCTGGCCTCTACCTTCAACGCCTCTGTTCTGCACATCGATGGAACCAGCAAATCTCACCAGGACAGCGACCAGGTGAAATTGGACATCGACAGCAAGTTGCAGGTTGCGTTTGAGGGAGACCAACCCGTGGCCATTATTCACCGCTTCGAGGAACTGCCCCCAGGGTCCACCCTCATTTTTTACCGCTACTGCGACCATGAGAACGCCGCCTACAAGAAGACGTTCCTGATATTCACAGTGCTGctcagtgaagaggaggagattcCTGCGCAGAGTCGTCTGAGCGCtgtggaggagatggtggaCGACCACCTTCAGAAAAAGTTCCTCACCGACAGCCATCCAATCTCTTTTGACAGGATGGACCGTGACAAGTATGGTGGACTGTGGAGTCGCATTTCTCATCTGATCCTGCCTGTGGCAGCGGAGAGAAGAACAGAGCATGAAGGATGCCCTGCTACATAA
- the LOC130528215 gene encoding torsin-1A-interacting protein 2-like isoform X14 has product MAAPDTNQHITDFRQEEPHLANTELSLENIDCNVEERSVTPNHKDDTGDGEQQLIMINGGSANETNGGETSVAQHVDHLEVSGEIMPPEPLCPDVSRCQEESSSSPQSDDRSERTLEHDQQIPEEAAEEPSLSALGGREDDQVDGQRKETLNTDNVTAQEGEFLLNEDDETTKSAQKIPDKDTLRDTGPPTQDTPEPPVPGDLERPEEPLCPDVSRCQEESSSSPQSDDRSERTLEHNQQIPEEAAEEPSLSALGGREDDQVDGQRKETLNTDNVTAQEEDEDDETTKSAQKIPDKDTLRDTGPPTQDTPEPPVPGDLERPEGSGGYLKYVGVVVVVVVAILGHQLLHAETPHQKEDAQQIDIFLRRMEKLKSQFPNQRPELWTRSKIHLLKHLRTAQPTEPVSLILTAGVKAERTLSCLAHGLASTFNASVLHIDGTSKSHQDSDQVKLDIDSKLQVAFEGDQPVAIIHRFEELPPGSTLIFYRYCDHENAAYKKTFLIFTVLLSEEEEIPAQSRLSAVEEMVDDHLQKKFLTDSHPISFDRMDRDKYGGLWSRISHLILPVAAERRTEHEGCPAT; this is encoded by the exons ATGGCAGCTCCAGATACCAACCAGCACATAACAG ATTTCAGGCAAGAGGAACCGCACTTGGCAAACACAGAACTTTCCTTAGAAAATATTGATTGCAACGTGGAAGAAAGGAGTGTTACTCCGAATCACAAAGACG ACACTGGTGATGGAGAACAACAGTTAATTATGATCAATGGAGGCTCAGCAAATGAGACTAATGGAGGAGAGACGAGTGTTGCTCAACATGTAGATCACCTGGAAG TCTCAGGGGAAATTATGCCTCCAGAACCCTTGTGTCCAGATGTGAGCAGAtgccaggaggaaagcagcaGCTCACCTCAGAGTGATGACAGGAGTGAGAGAACACTGGAGCACGACCAACAGATCCCAGAGG aagcagcagaggaaccaTCTCTGTCAGCactgggaggcagagaggacgaTCAGGTGGATGGACAACGTAAAGAAACCCTAAATACAGACAACGTCACAGCTCAAGAGGGTGAGTTCCTACTCA atgaagatgatgagacCACGAAGTCTGCTCAGAAAATCCCAGATAAGGACACACTGAGGGACACGGGTCCACCCACTCAGGACACTCCTGAACCACCAGTACCAGGAGACCTGGAAAGGCCTGAAG AACCCTTGTGTCCAGATGTGAGCAGAtgccaggaggaaagcagcaGCTCACCTCAGAGTGATGACAGGAGTGAGAGAACACTGGAGCACAACCAACAGATCCCAGAGG aagcagcagaggaaccaTCTCTGTCAGCactgggaggcagagaggacgaTCAGGTGGATGGACAACGTAAAGAAACCCTAAATACAGACAACGTCACAGCTCAAGAGG aagatgaagatgatgagacCACGAAGTCTGCTCAGAAAATCCCAGATAAGGACACACTGAGGGACACGGGTCCACCCACTCAGGACACTCCTGAACCACCAGTACCAGGAGACCTGGAAAGGCCTGAAG GAAGTGGAGGCTACCTAAAATATGTGGGTGTGGTGGTAGTCGTAGTTGTTGCCATCCTGGGGCATCAGCTTCTCCATGCAGAGACGCCCCATCAGAAAGAGGACGCGCAACAGATAGACATTTTCCTTCGAAGGATGGAAAAATTAAAGAGCCAGTTTCCTAACCAGCGTCCTGAGCTGTGGACCAGGAGCAAGATCCATCTGTTGAAGCACCTCCGGACGGCCCAGCCCACCGAGCCAGTCAGTCTGATCCTCACCGCTGGCGTCAAAGCGGAGCGGACGCTGTCCTGCCTGGCTCATGGGCTGGCCTCTACCTTCAACGCCTCTGTTCTGCACATCGATGGAACCAGCAAATCTCACCAGGACAGCGACCAGGTGAAATTGGACATCGACAGCAAGTTGCAGGTTGCGTTTGAGGGAGACCAACCCGTGGCCATTATTCACCGCTTCGAGGAACTGCCCCCAGGGTCCACCCTCATTTTTTACCGCTACTGCGACCATGAGAACGCCGCCTACAAGAAGACGTTCCTGATATTCACAGTGCTGctcagtgaagaggaggagattcCTGCGCAGAGTCGTCTGAGCGCtgtggaggagatggtggaCGACCACCTTCAGAAAAAGTTCCTCACCGACAGCCATCCAATCTCTTTTGACAGGATGGACCGTGACAAGTATGGTGGACTGTGGAGTCGCATTTCTCATCTGATCCTGCCTGTGGCAGCGGAGAGAAGAACAGAGCATGAAGGATGCCCTGCTACATAA
- the LOC130528215 gene encoding torsin-1A-interacting protein 2-like isoform X4 yields the protein MAAPDTNQHITDFRQEEPHLANTELSLENIDCNVEERSVTPNHKDDTGDGEQQLIMINGGSANETNGGETSVAQHVDHLEVSGEIMPPEPLCPDVSRCQEESSSSPQSDDRSERTLEHDQQIPEAAEEPSLSALGGREDDQVDGQRKETLNTDNVTAQEGEFLLNEDDETTKSAQKIPDKDTLRDTGPPTQDTPEPPVPGDLERPEVSGEIMPPEPLCPDVSRCQEESSSSPQSDDRSERTLEHNQQIPEEAAEEPSLSALGGREDDQVDGQRKETLNTDNVTAQEEDEDDETTKSAQKIPDKDTLRDTGPPTQDTPEPPVPGDLERPEGSGGYLKYVGVVVVVVVAILGHQLLHAETPHQKEDAQQIDIFLRRMEKLKSQFPNQRPELWTRSKIHLLKHLRTAQPTEPVSLILTAGVKAERTLSCLAHGLASTFNASVLHIDGTSKSHQDSDQVKLDIDSKLQVAFEGDQPVAIIHRFEELPPGSTLIFYRYCDHENAAYKKTFLIFTVLLSEEEEIPAQSRLSAVEEMVDDHLQKKFLTDSHPISFDRMDRDKYGGLWSRISHLILPVAAERRTEHEGCPAT from the exons ATGGCAGCTCCAGATACCAACCAGCACATAACAG ATTTCAGGCAAGAGGAACCGCACTTGGCAAACACAGAACTTTCCTTAGAAAATATTGATTGCAACGTGGAAGAAAGGAGTGTTACTCCGAATCACAAAGACG ACACTGGTGATGGAGAACAACAGTTAATTATGATCAATGGAGGCTCAGCAAATGAGACTAATGGAGGAGAGACGAGTGTTGCTCAACATGTAGATCACCTGGAAG TCTCAGGGGAAATTATGCCTCCAGAACCCTTGTGTCCAGATGTGAGCAGAtgccaggaggaaagcagcaGCTCACCTCAGAGTGATGACAGGAGTGAGAGAACACTGGAGCACGACCAACAGATCCCAGAGG cagcagaggaaccaTCTCTGTCAGCactgggaggcagagaggacgaTCAGGTGGATGGACAACGTAAAGAAACCCTAAATACAGACAACGTCACAGCTCAAGAGGGTGAGTTCCTACTCA atgaagatgatgagacCACGAAGTCTGCTCAGAAAATCCCAGATAAGGACACACTGAGGGACACGGGTCCACCCACTCAGGACACTCCTGAACCACCAGTACCAGGAGACCTGGAAAGGCCTGAAG TCTCAGGGGAAATTATGCCTCCAGAACCCTTGTGTCCAGATGTGAGCAGAtgccaggaggaaagcagcaGCTCACCTCAGAGTGATGACAGGAGTGAGAGAACACTGGAGCACAACCAACAGATCCCAGAGG aagcagcagaggaaccaTCTCTGTCAGCactgggaggcagagaggacgaTCAGGTGGATGGACAACGTAAAGAAACCCTAAATACAGACAACGTCACAGCTCAAGAGG aagatgaagatgatgagacCACGAAGTCTGCTCAGAAAATCCCAGATAAGGACACACTGAGGGACACGGGTCCACCCACTCAGGACACTCCTGAACCACCAGTACCAGGAGACCTGGAAAGGCCTGAAG GAAGTGGAGGCTACCTAAAATATGTGGGTGTGGTGGTAGTCGTAGTTGTTGCCATCCTGGGGCATCAGCTTCTCCATGCAGAGACGCCCCATCAGAAAGAGGACGCGCAACAGATAGACATTTTCCTTCGAAGGATGGAAAAATTAAAGAGCCAGTTTCCTAACCAGCGTCCTGAGCTGTGGACCAGGAGCAAGATCCATCTGTTGAAGCACCTCCGGACGGCCCAGCCCACCGAGCCAGTCAGTCTGATCCTCACCGCTGGCGTCAAAGCGGAGCGGACGCTGTCCTGCCTGGCTCATGGGCTGGCCTCTACCTTCAACGCCTCTGTTCTGCACATCGATGGAACCAGCAAATCTCACCAGGACAGCGACCAGGTGAAATTGGACATCGACAGCAAGTTGCAGGTTGCGTTTGAGGGAGACCAACCCGTGGCCATTATTCACCGCTTCGAGGAACTGCCCCCAGGGTCCACCCTCATTTTTTACCGCTACTGCGACCATGAGAACGCCGCCTACAAGAAGACGTTCCTGATATTCACAGTGCTGctcagtgaagaggaggagattcCTGCGCAGAGTCGTCTGAGCGCtgtggaggagatggtggaCGACCACCTTCAGAAAAAGTTCCTCACCGACAGCCATCCAATCTCTTTTGACAGGATGGACCGTGACAAGTATGGTGGACTGTGGAGTCGCATTTCTCATCTGATCCTGCCTGTGGCAGCGGAGAGAAGAACAGAGCATGAAGGATGCCCTGCTACATAA
- the LOC130528215 gene encoding torsin-1A-interacting protein 2-like isoform X28, translating to MAAPDTNQHITDFRQEEPHLANTELSLENIDCNVEERSVTPNHKDDTGDGEQQLIMINGGSANETNGGETSVAQHVDHLEDVSRCQEESSSSPQSDDRSERTLEHDQQIPEAEEPSLSALGGREDDQVDGQRKETLNTDNVTAQEEDEDDETTKSAQKIPDKDTLRDTGPPTQDTPEPPVPGDLERPEVSGEIMPPEPLCPDVSRCQEESSSSPQSDDRSERTLEHNQQIPEEAAEEPSLSALGGREDDQVDGQRKETLNTDNVTAQEEDEDDETTKSAQKIPDKDTLRDTGPPTQDTPEPPVPGDLERPEGSGGYLKYVGVVVVVVVAILGHQLLHAETPHQKEDAQQIDIFLRRMEKLKSQFPNQRPELWTRSKIHLLKHLRTAQPTEPVSLILTAGVKAERTLSCLAHGLASTFNASVLHIDGTSKSHQDSDQVKLDIDSKLQVAFEGDQPVAIIHRFEELPPGSTLIFYRYCDHENAAYKKTFLIFTVLLSEEEEIPAQSRLSAVEEMVDDHLQKKFLTDSHPISFDRMDRDKYGGLWSRISHLILPVAAERRTEHEGCPAT from the exons ATGGCAGCTCCAGATACCAACCAGCACATAACAG ATTTCAGGCAAGAGGAACCGCACTTGGCAAACACAGAACTTTCCTTAGAAAATATTGATTGCAACGTGGAAGAAAGGAGTGTTACTCCGAATCACAAAGACG ACACTGGTGATGGAGAACAACAGTTAATTATGATCAATGGAGGCTCAGCAAATGAGACTAATGGAGGAGAGACGAGTGTTGCTCAACATGTAGATCACCTGGAAG ATGTGAGCAGAtgccaggaggaaagcagcaGCTCACCTCAGAGTGATGACAGGAGTGAGAGAACACTGGAGCACGACCAACAGATCCCAGAGG cagaggaaccaTCTCTGTCAGCactgggaggcagagaggacgaTCAGGTGGATGGACAACGTAAAGAAACCCTAAATACAGACAACGTCACAGCTCAAGAGG aagatgaagatgatgagacCACGAAGTCTGCTCAGAAAATCCCAGATAAGGACACACTGAGGGACACGGGTCCACCCACTCAGGACACTCCTGAACCACCAGTACCAGGAGACCTGGAAAGGCCTGAAG TCTCAGGGGAAATTATGCCTCCAGAACCCTTGTGTCCAGATGTGAGCAGAtgccaggaggaaagcagcaGCTCACCTCAGAGTGATGACAGGAGTGAGAGAACACTGGAGCACAACCAACAGATCCCAGAGG aagcagcagaggaaccaTCTCTGTCAGCactgggaggcagagaggacgaTCAGGTGGATGGACAACGTAAAGAAACCCTAAATACAGACAACGTCACAGCTCAAGAGG aagatgaagatgatgagacCACGAAGTCTGCTCAGAAAATCCCAGATAAGGACACACTGAGGGACACGGGTCCACCCACTCAGGACACTCCTGAACCACCAGTACCAGGAGACCTGGAAAGGCCTGAAG GAAGTGGAGGCTACCTAAAATATGTGGGTGTGGTGGTAGTCGTAGTTGTTGCCATCCTGGGGCATCAGCTTCTCCATGCAGAGACGCCCCATCAGAAAGAGGACGCGCAACAGATAGACATTTTCCTTCGAAGGATGGAAAAATTAAAGAGCCAGTTTCCTAACCAGCGTCCTGAGCTGTGGACCAGGAGCAAGATCCATCTGTTGAAGCACCTCCGGACGGCCCAGCCCACCGAGCCAGTCAGTCTGATCCTCACCGCTGGCGTCAAAGCGGAGCGGACGCTGTCCTGCCTGGCTCATGGGCTGGCCTCTACCTTCAACGCCTCTGTTCTGCACATCGATGGAACCAGCAAATCTCACCAGGACAGCGACCAGGTGAAATTGGACATCGACAGCAAGTTGCAGGTTGCGTTTGAGGGAGACCAACCCGTGGCCATTATTCACCGCTTCGAGGAACTGCCCCCAGGGTCCACCCTCATTTTTTACCGCTACTGCGACCATGAGAACGCCGCCTACAAGAAGACGTTCCTGATATTCACAGTGCTGctcagtgaagaggaggagattcCTGCGCAGAGTCGTCTGAGCGCtgtggaggagatggtggaCGACCACCTTCAGAAAAAGTTCCTCACCGACAGCCATCCAATCTCTTTTGACAGGATGGACCGTGACAAGTATGGTGGACTGTGGAGTCGCATTTCTCATCTGATCCTGCCTGTGGCAGCGGAGAGAAGAACAGAGCATGAAGGATGCCCTGCTACATAA